From Pseudarthrobacter equi, a single genomic window includes:
- a CDS encoding IclR family transcriptional regulator yields MDNSSGVGVIDKAAQVLDALEAGPTTLAQLVAATGLARPTVHRLALALVHHRLVSRDIQGRFVLGSRLVELASAAGEDRLIASAGPVLMQLRDATGESAQIFRRQGDWRVCVASAERPIGLRDTIPVGTQLSMKAGSAAQVLLAWEDHDRLLEGLQSARFTPTVLAGVRRRGWGQSLGEREPGVASVSAPVRGPSGRVIAAVSISGPIERLTRQPGRLHAEVVCNAGRILTEALRKNND; encoded by the coding sequence ATGGACAATTCTAGTGGAGTCGGCGTCATTGATAAAGCAGCACAGGTGCTTGACGCGCTCGAAGCCGGCCCCACCACGCTGGCACAGCTCGTAGCGGCCACCGGACTGGCCCGTCCCACTGTCCACCGCCTCGCCCTCGCGCTGGTCCACCACCGGCTGGTAAGCCGCGACATCCAAGGCAGGTTCGTGCTTGGCAGCCGGCTGGTTGAACTGGCATCGGCCGCCGGCGAGGACCGCCTCATCGCTTCTGCCGGCCCCGTCCTGATGCAGCTTCGCGACGCCACGGGCGAGAGCGCACAGATCTTCCGCCGCCAGGGCGACTGGCGGGTCTGCGTGGCATCAGCCGAGCGCCCCATCGGCCTGCGCGACACCATTCCGGTCGGCACCCAGCTGTCCATGAAGGCCGGTTCCGCAGCCCAAGTCCTGCTTGCCTGGGAAGACCACGACCGCCTGCTGGAGGGCCTGCAGTCCGCGCGCTTCACGCCGACAGTCCTGGCAGGCGTACGACGGCGGGGCTGGGGCCAGAGCCTTGGCGAACGCGAGCCGGGGGTCGCCTCGGTCTCGGCACCGGTGCGCGGACCGTCCGGCCGCGTCATTGCGGCCGTATCGATCTCCGGCCCCATTGAGCGGCTTACCCGCCAGCCCGGCAGGTTGCATGCTGAAGTGGTCTGCAACGCCGGCCGCATCCTCACCGAAGCGCTGCGCAAGAACAACGACTGA
- a CDS encoding DUF1697 domain-containing protein: MGSYAVFLRGINVGGINIKMADLRDALNSSGFADAKTLLASGNVVLASGLDAAGVKRECEKALRAAFGYEAWVVVLPAGRVAELVEACPYPEDDKSTHSYITLSSDHAVLDELDAAGQALGDVHKQHRLGPEALAWLAPAGGTLDSPFSKVSSKAKFKAATTTRNLRTMIKVRDAAAGLEAAGTKG; encoded by the coding sequence ATGGGCAGCTACGCAGTATTTCTCCGCGGCATCAACGTGGGCGGCATCAACATCAAAATGGCGGACCTTCGGGACGCGCTGAACAGCAGCGGCTTCGCGGACGCCAAGACACTGCTGGCCAGTGGCAACGTGGTCCTTGCCAGCGGACTGGACGCCGCCGGCGTGAAGCGGGAGTGCGAGAAGGCCCTTCGCGCCGCTTTCGGCTACGAGGCCTGGGTGGTGGTCCTGCCGGCCGGCAGGGTGGCTGAACTGGTGGAAGCATGCCCGTATCCGGAGGACGACAAGTCCACGCATTCGTACATCACGCTGTCCTCCGACCACGCAGTCCTGGACGAACTGGACGCTGCGGGCCAGGCCCTCGGGGACGTACACAAGCAGCACCGGCTTGGCCCGGAAGCCCTCGCCTGGCTCGCACCGGCCGGCGGTACCCTGGACAGCCCGTTCAGCAAGGTTTCGTCGAAGGCCAAGTTCAAGGCGGCCACCACTACCCGGAACCTGCGCACCATGATCAAGGTGCGGGACGCTGCTGCCGGCCTGGAAGCCGCCGGCACCAAGGGATGA
- a CDS encoding GTPase, producing the protein MSRHSGARDSSRLDRRLEALNDARQLAGGVLPDAQLEEVFQILERAGSRRSLSAEHTVVGFFGATGSGKSSLFNAVSGGDIATTAARRPTTSEPLAGVWGVDGSEPLLDWLDVRNRHYAAPVEGFAGEDTGLILLDLPDFDSTRAANREVVQRMVGLVDVLVWVLDPQKYADAAVHQDFLAPLASHGAVTLVVLNQVDRLPAHDVPPVLESLRGILAAEGLGKVKVLAASALTGQGVDGVRAAIRNVVVQRKARSQRLEADVAKASRELRNASGDGEAAGVRNQATARLGTELAAAANVPVVVSAVARSYRLESVRRTGWPATRWLSRFRPDPLRRLNLRRDAPAELNRTSLPPASAPERARTDSAVREFADAASAGAPGPWRAAIRSAAREGRERLPDALDQAIAGTDLGANRKSWWWGVFNVVQWLALLTVLGGLGWLGGLAVLQYFQMPAPEPPRVEGWPVPTLMAAFGVVLGIVLALAGRFIAAGAAAARASRARKRLEAAVSGVARDLVVEPVEVEVSRLAAFNAALKVAAG; encoded by the coding sequence GTGAGCCGGCACAGCGGCGCCCGGGACTCATCGCGGCTGGACCGGCGCCTGGAAGCACTGAACGATGCACGGCAGCTGGCCGGTGGTGTCCTTCCGGACGCGCAGCTCGAGGAGGTCTTCCAGATCCTGGAGCGCGCCGGATCGCGCCGCTCCCTGTCAGCGGAACACACCGTGGTGGGGTTCTTCGGTGCCACCGGCAGCGGAAAGTCCTCGCTGTTCAATGCCGTGAGCGGCGGTGACATCGCGACGACGGCGGCGCGCCGCCCCACAACATCGGAGCCGCTGGCGGGGGTCTGGGGAGTGGACGGCAGTGAACCGCTCCTGGACTGGCTCGATGTCCGCAACCGGCACTACGCAGCTCCCGTGGAAGGCTTTGCCGGTGAGGACACCGGCCTGATCCTGCTGGACCTGCCGGATTTCGATTCCACCCGCGCGGCCAACCGTGAAGTGGTGCAGCGCATGGTGGGACTGGTGGATGTCCTCGTCTGGGTGCTCGACCCGCAGAAGTACGCGGACGCGGCGGTCCACCAGGATTTCCTCGCCCCGCTGGCCTCGCACGGCGCCGTCACGCTGGTGGTCCTCAACCAGGTGGACAGGCTCCCCGCCCATGACGTGCCACCGGTGCTGGAATCCCTCCGCGGGATCCTTGCCGCTGAGGGCCTCGGGAAAGTAAAGGTCCTCGCCGCTTCCGCGCTGACAGGCCAGGGCGTGGACGGCGTGCGTGCTGCGATCAGGAACGTGGTGGTGCAGCGCAAGGCCCGCTCGCAGCGGCTGGAGGCGGACGTCGCGAAGGCTTCCAGGGAACTGCGGAACGCGTCAGGGGACGGTGAAGCCGCCGGCGTCCGGAACCAGGCGACGGCCAGGCTGGGTACGGAGCTGGCGGCGGCAGCCAACGTGCCGGTGGTTGTCAGTGCCGTGGCCCGTTCCTACCGCCTCGAATCCGTCCGGCGGACGGGCTGGCCCGCCACCCGATGGCTCTCGAGGTTCCGGCCCGACCCCTTGCGCAGGCTCAACCTCCGCAGGGACGCTCCGGCTGAACTCAACCGCACGTCGCTTCCGCCGGCCAGTGCCCCCGAGCGGGCCCGCACCGACTCCGCCGTGAGGGAGTTTGCCGACGCCGCCAGCGCCGGCGCGCCGGGCCCCTGGCGTGCCGCCATCCGCAGCGCGGCCCGGGAGGGCCGGGAGCGGCTTCCGGATGCCCTGGACCAGGCCATCGCCGGGACCGACCTCGGGGCCAACCGGAAATCCTGGTGGTGGGGCGTCTTCAACGTGGTCCAGTGGCTGGCGCTGCTTACCGTCCTGGGTGGCCTCGGCTGGCTGGGCGGCCTTGCGGTACTTCAGTACTTCCAGATGCCGGCGCCCGAGCCGCCACGGGTGGAAGGGTGGCCGGTGCCCACCCTGATGGCCGCCTTCGGAGTGGTGCTGGGGATTGTCCTGGCACTGGCCGGCCGCTTTATCGCCGCAGGAGCCGCCGCGGCACGGGCATCGAGGGCACGGAAACGGCTGGAAGCGGCCGTGTCCGGGGTTGCCCGGGATCTTGTGGTGGAGCCGGTTGAGGTTGAGGTCAGCAGGCTTGCGGCGTTTAACGCTGCACTGAAGGTGGCGGCGGGCTAG
- a CDS encoding dynamin family protein, which yields MSSPNENRHADRQEQRNTAAVSLLEQVRGTLAEVALPLALPGAEQGRRDAAAGVAQLDDYILPRYRSLDAPLLAVVGGSTGAGKSTLVNALAGHPVTRSGAIRPTTRQPILLHHPAEAAWFEGSRVLPGLGRIRGALSAGPVPAAQTVTGPDAAAVSSLVLLADDAVPAGIALLDAPDVDSISDDNRKLAGQLLAAADLWIFVTTANRYADAVPWRLLLDAAARDIMVAVVLDRVPPGAEEEVSEDLRRLLDGEGLAGAQLFVIPESTLDPLGMLPAGAVLPLRNWLTGLAADASGRADVARRTLNGAVRALAGRVAAISASAAEQQRAAAALEAGVGAAYRDAGSRILDATRDGALLRGEVLARWQDFVGTGEFFRTVEQNVGRFRDRLGAFFRGEPPPAIKVEAAIETGLQAVIVDEAANAAEETDHRWRSDPAGRQLLGTDDLSGTGPGFADRAAQEIRAWQEALMELIRTEGQGKRTQARWLSFGINGLGAALMIVVFSMTAGLTGLEVGVAGGTAVVGQRLLEAVFGEDAVRRMAEKARTDLAARCQRLLEEEQQRFLVRLPAADTMAAGVLDSQADALARLAGTA from the coding sequence GTGAGCTCACCGAATGAGAACCGCCACGCGGACCGGCAGGAGCAGCGGAACACGGCAGCCGTGTCCCTGCTTGAACAGGTCCGCGGCACCCTTGCGGAGGTGGCCTTGCCCCTGGCCCTGCCCGGGGCGGAGCAGGGGCGGCGTGACGCCGCGGCCGGCGTGGCCCAGCTCGACGACTACATCCTTCCCCGCTACCGCAGCCTCGACGCCCCGCTGCTTGCCGTCGTCGGCGGGTCAACCGGCGCCGGAAAGTCAACCCTGGTGAATGCGCTGGCTGGCCATCCCGTCACCCGCTCCGGTGCCATCCGCCCCACCACGCGCCAGCCGATCCTCCTGCACCATCCTGCCGAAGCCGCCTGGTTCGAGGGCAGCCGGGTCCTGCCGGGCCTTGGCCGGATCCGTGGTGCCCTGTCCGCCGGACCTGTCCCTGCAGCCCAGACGGTGACGGGACCGGACGCTGCTGCCGTCTCCTCGCTGGTCCTGCTCGCCGATGACGCCGTTCCGGCGGGCATTGCGCTCCTCGACGCCCCCGACGTCGATTCCATCTCCGATGACAACCGGAAGCTCGCCGGACAGCTGCTCGCAGCCGCGGACCTGTGGATCTTCGTCACCACCGCCAACAGGTACGCCGACGCCGTCCCCTGGCGGCTGCTCCTGGATGCGGCCGCGAGGGACATCATGGTGGCGGTGGTCCTGGACAGGGTCCCGCCGGGCGCGGAAGAAGAAGTCAGTGAGGACCTGCGGCGCCTCCTCGACGGCGAGGGCCTGGCCGGTGCCCAGCTGTTTGTCATCCCCGAGTCCACGCTGGATCCCCTGGGCATGCTGCCCGCCGGCGCTGTCCTCCCGCTGCGAAACTGGCTCACCGGCCTCGCCGCCGACGCCTCCGGCCGGGCTGACGTCGCCCGCCGCACCCTCAACGGTGCGGTCCGGGCACTGGCCGGCCGTGTTGCAGCGATCTCCGCATCCGCCGCAGAGCAGCAGCGCGCGGCCGCTGCGCTGGAGGCCGGCGTCGGTGCCGCGTACCGGGACGCGGGCAGCAGGATCCTCGACGCCACGCGCGACGGCGCACTTCTCCGCGGGGAAGTGTTGGCCCGCTGGCAGGACTTTGTGGGCACCGGTGAGTTCTTCCGGACCGTCGAGCAGAACGTGGGCCGCTTCCGCGACCGGTTGGGTGCCTTCTTCCGGGGTGAACCGCCGCCGGCCATCAAGGTCGAAGCAGCCATCGAAACGGGCCTGCAGGCCGTCATTGTCGATGAGGCAGCAAACGCCGCCGAGGAAACCGACCACCGCTGGCGGTCCGACCCGGCCGGCCGGCAACTGCTGGGCACAGACGACCTTTCGGGGACGGGTCCCGGTTTCGCGGACCGGGCAGCACAGGAGATCCGCGCCTGGCAGGAGGCGCTGATGGAACTTATCCGCACGGAGGGCCAGGGAAAACGGACCCAGGCCAGGTGGCTCTCCTTCGGCATCAACGGGCTGGGTGCCGCACTGATGATCGTCGTCTTCTCGATGACAGCAGGCCTGACAGGGCTGGAGGTCGGCGTGGCAGGGGGAACCGCCGTCGTAGGCCAGCGCCTGCTCGAGGCCGTGTTCGGTGAAGACGCTGTGCGCCGGATGGCGGAAAAGGCGCGCACGGACCTGGCTGCCCGCTGCCAGCGGCTGCTCGAGGAGGAACAGCAAAGGTTCCTGGTTCGGCTCCCGGCCGCAGACACGATGGCGGCCGGCGTACTCGACAGCCAGGCCGACGCTCTGGCCCGCCTGGCGGGCACCGCGTGA
- a CDS encoding acyltransferase family protein has translation MLGTSFAEGKNSLNVIRLILAAAVILSHSWWLGGYGPEPQPGGLKLGSWAVLGFFGISGYLITRSRVRAARPMDYARGRLFRIFPGLTLCVAVVAFIFAPLTAAARGNVYSLRDGLLYFVTNLSVGTPGIALPGIPGSLDGMRDPGSWNGPLWTLFWEVVCYALVGVVLGVLNTNLGRIALLVPFVAGSAFVFTLDAGWGPVPTPQDWPLVPILTFLAGSLVYLFQDKLPVNRVLLVGAAAGVVVAAGSGFAASLVHIPLSVLLIAGSLHFPMSSLAPRSDLSFGIYIYGWPVQQMLAAAEFEAHVPPVVFAMASLAVVAPVAWLSWRWVEGPALRWSRARNCRRQVSQLA, from the coding sequence ATGCTGGGAACGAGCTTTGCCGAGGGCAAGAATTCACTGAACGTAATTCGGCTGATTCTTGCCGCTGCCGTCATCCTGTCCCATTCCTGGTGGCTGGGCGGCTACGGACCGGAACCCCAGCCGGGCGGCCTCAAGCTCGGGAGTTGGGCGGTGCTCGGGTTCTTCGGCATTTCTGGCTATCTAATTACGCGAAGCCGGGTACGAGCGGCAAGGCCGATGGACTATGCCAGGGGGAGGCTTTTTCGCATCTTCCCAGGGCTTACTCTTTGCGTTGCAGTGGTGGCCTTTATTTTTGCTCCCTTGACTGCGGCCGCACGTGGCAACGTCTATTCGTTGCGCGACGGGCTGCTGTACTTCGTGACAAACCTCTCAGTTGGAACTCCTGGCATTGCACTGCCGGGCATACCCGGCTCGCTGGATGGGATGCGCGACCCCGGTTCCTGGAACGGCCCACTATGGACGCTCTTCTGGGAAGTTGTCTGCTACGCGCTGGTCGGAGTTGTCCTTGGGGTCCTGAATACCAACCTGGGGCGCATAGCCCTGCTGGTGCCCTTCGTGGCAGGGTCCGCCTTCGTATTCACCCTAGACGCGGGGTGGGGCCCGGTGCCTACGCCGCAGGACTGGCCGCTGGTCCCCATCCTGACGTTCCTGGCGGGCTCCCTGGTTTACCTGTTTCAGGACAAGCTGCCGGTCAATCGCGTATTGCTGGTTGGAGCCGCCGCCGGTGTGGTCGTGGCCGCTGGTTCGGGGTTCGCGGCGTCTTTGGTCCACATCCCACTCAGCGTCCTGCTCATTGCAGGCTCCCTTCACTTCCCCATGAGCAGCTTGGCCCCGCGGTCTGACCTGTCGTTCGGCATCTACATATACGGCTGGCCCGTTCAGCAGATGTTGGCCGCGGCGGAATTCGAGGCTCACGTCCCACCTGTGGTTTTCGCGATGGCATCCCTGGCAGTCGTTGCGCCCGTGGCTTGGCTCTCGTGGCGTTGGGTCGAGGGTCCCGCCCTGCGGTGGAGCCGTGCGCGTAATTGCCGACGACAAGTGTCACAGCTGGCATGA
- a CDS encoding HAD family hydrolase, translated as MVVASSAVGGLLEAQVGTVRGVLFDIDDTLVDLEYSMTTALREVSEHLLPGLDQSGWERFGRIFTHETTHYYDQYLAGELTFNEQRLLRGRAALGHFGIELADGEESHQWLTAYIQKQPSYVKPFPDVLPLLDVLDRAGIPYGAVSNNVHDYQRAKLDGAGLERVAHLVGTDTLGVAKPNPAIYLEGVRLLGTAPAETLYVGDNRLLDAEGSMAAGLQGVWLNRNAETAAHFSGAAISTLAELLPLFH; from the coding sequence ATGGTTGTGGCCAGTTCCGCCGTCGGCGGCCTCCTGGAGGCCCAAGTGGGTACCGTCCGGGGTGTCCTGTTCGATATCGACGACACCCTCGTGGATCTCGAATACTCCATGACCACCGCCTTGCGGGAGGTCAGCGAGCATCTCCTGCCCGGCCTCGACCAGTCCGGGTGGGAGCGGTTCGGCCGCATCTTCACCCACGAGACCACGCACTATTACGACCAGTACCTTGCGGGCGAGCTGACGTTCAATGAGCAGCGCCTTCTGCGGGGCCGGGCTGCGCTGGGACACTTCGGCATCGAACTGGCCGACGGCGAGGAATCGCACCAGTGGCTGACCGCCTACATCCAGAAGCAGCCGTCCTACGTGAAGCCGTTCCCGGACGTCCTGCCGCTGCTCGATGTCCTGGACCGGGCAGGGATCCCGTACGGGGCCGTCAGCAACAACGTCCACGACTACCAACGGGCGAAACTGGATGGCGCCGGCCTGGAGCGGGTGGCGCACCTCGTGGGCACCGACACCTTGGGGGTGGCCAAGCCCAACCCGGCGATCTATCTCGAAGGTGTCCGGCTCCTGGGCACTGCACCCGCCGAAACGCTTTACGTGGGCGACAACAGGTTGCTCGATGCGGAGGGCTCGATGGCGGCCGGGCTGCAGGGCGTTTGGCTGAACCGGAACGCGGAAACCGCGGCGCATTTTTCAGGTGCCGCGATTTCCACGCTGGCGGAATTGCTCCCGCTCTTCCACTAG
- the gltX gene encoding glutamate--tRNA ligase, whose protein sequence is MTIASSSPAASIPSVTPETPVRVRFCPSPTGTPHVGLIRTALFNWAYARHTKGTLVFRIEDTDAARDSEESYHQLLDALKWLGIDWDEGVEVGGPHEPYRQSQRSDIYQDVIKRLHEGGFIYESYSTPDEIEARHRAAGRDPKLGYDGYDRHLTDEQLAQYRAEGRQAVLRLRMPDEDLTFTDLVRGEITFRAGSVPDFAVVRANGHPLYTLVNPVDDALMGITHVLRGEDLLSSTPRQIALYRALHAVGVAEYMPEFGHLPYVMGQGNKKLSKRDPESSLFLHRERGFIPEGLLNYLSLLGWSLSADEDIFTVEQLVENFDIHDVLANPARFDLKKAEAINGTHVRMLAPEDFRNRVAHYLREAGLVGEILTDREEEIVTEAAPLIQERITLLGEAPEMIAFLFKADDAIDVADDARKGLPENLAEVLDAAIGALEPIEEWNPEAIQAALKQALVEDLGLKPRLAFGPVRTAVSGRRISPPLFESMVILGKDASLRRLQAFRG, encoded by the coding sequence ATGACTATCGCTTCTTCGTCGCCTGCCGCCTCCATCCCGTCTGTTACCCCGGAAACACCCGTACGGGTCCGTTTCTGCCCCTCACCCACCGGCACCCCGCACGTGGGCCTGATCCGTACCGCCCTGTTCAACTGGGCCTACGCACGGCACACCAAAGGCACCCTGGTGTTCCGCATCGAGGACACGGACGCGGCGCGGGACAGCGAGGAGAGCTACCACCAGCTGCTGGACGCGCTGAAGTGGCTCGGCATCGACTGGGACGAGGGCGTCGAGGTGGGCGGCCCGCACGAACCCTACCGGCAGTCCCAGCGCAGCGATATCTACCAGGACGTCATCAAGCGGCTGCATGAGGGCGGATTCATCTACGAGTCGTACTCCACGCCGGACGAGATTGAGGCCCGTCACCGCGCCGCCGGCCGTGACCCCAAGCTCGGCTACGACGGGTACGACCGGCACCTGACGGACGAGCAGCTGGCGCAGTACCGGGCCGAGGGCCGCCAGGCCGTCCTCCGCCTCCGGATGCCCGACGAGGACCTCACCTTTACCGACCTGGTCCGCGGCGAGATTACCTTCCGTGCCGGTTCGGTTCCCGACTTCGCAGTGGTGCGGGCCAACGGCCACCCGCTGTACACCCTGGTCAATCCGGTGGACGACGCGCTGATGGGCATCACCCACGTGCTCCGCGGCGAAGACCTGCTCAGCTCCACCCCTCGTCAGATTGCCCTTTACCGGGCGCTCCACGCAGTGGGTGTTGCTGAGTACATGCCGGAATTCGGCCACCTGCCCTACGTCATGGGCCAGGGGAACAAGAAGCTTTCCAAGCGCGATCCCGAGTCCAGCCTCTTCCTCCACCGCGAGAGGGGCTTCATCCCGGAGGGCCTGTTGAACTACCTGTCCCTGCTGGGCTGGTCACTCAGCGCCGACGAGGACATCTTCACCGTGGAGCAGCTGGTGGAGAACTTCGACATCCACGACGTCCTGGCCAACCCCGCGCGCTTCGACCTGAAGAAGGCCGAAGCCATCAACGGCACGCATGTGCGGATGCTCGCCCCGGAGGATTTCCGGAACCGGGTGGCGCACTACCTGCGGGAAGCCGGACTGGTGGGGGAGATCCTGACCGACCGCGAAGAAGAGATCGTCACCGAAGCCGCACCCCTGATCCAGGAGCGCATCACCCTGCTGGGCGAGGCACCGGAAATGATCGCCTTCCTGTTCAAGGCCGATGACGCCATTGACGTTGCCGACGACGCGCGCAAGGGCCTGCCGGAAAACCTGGCCGAAGTCCTGGACGCAGCGATCGGTGCCCTTGAGCCCATCGAGGAATGGAATCCGGAGGCCATCCAGGCTGCCCTCAAGCAGGCCCTCGTCGAGGACCTTGGACTGAAGCCGCGACTGGCCTTCGGACCGGTCCGCACCGCCGTGTCCGGCCGCCGTATCTCGCCGCCGCTGTTCGAGTCGATGGTGATCCTGGGCAAGGATGCCTCACTCCGCAGGCTTCAGGCTTTCCGCGGCTGA
- a CDS encoding fumarylacetoacetate hydrolase family protein, with translation MRIARFVVDSDPLYGVVEGDAGSEEITVIQGDPFFNGVERTSVRHKLEDVRLLAPIIPRSKVIGVGRNFVEHAHELGNDVPAQPLLFLKPNTAVVGPNDPVVLPEFSEEISFEAELCVVIGRICKDVPEDRVDDVIFGYTCGNDLTARDVQKTDLQWTRAKGFDTSAPLGPWIETELDTEDLQIQGRLNGEMRQDGNTNQMIRGVRELVSIVSQAFTLLPGDVIMTGTPAGVGLVTAGDRYEVEIEGIGRLSNPIVRR, from the coding sequence ATGCGTATTGCGAGGTTTGTCGTCGATTCCGATCCCCTGTACGGCGTTGTTGAAGGTGACGCCGGCAGCGAGGAAATTACTGTCATCCAGGGTGACCCGTTCTTCAATGGCGTGGAGCGCACGTCGGTCCGCCACAAGCTGGAGGACGTCCGGCTGCTGGCGCCGATTATCCCGCGCAGCAAGGTGATCGGCGTCGGCCGGAACTTCGTGGAGCACGCCCACGAGCTCGGCAACGACGTGCCCGCCCAGCCGCTGCTGTTCCTGAAGCCGAACACGGCCGTCGTCGGCCCGAACGATCCGGTCGTGCTGCCGGAGTTCTCCGAGGAGATCTCCTTTGAGGCAGAGCTGTGCGTCGTAATCGGCCGGATCTGCAAGGACGTCCCGGAGGACCGCGTCGACGACGTCATCTTCGGTTACACCTGCGGCAACGACCTCACGGCCCGCGACGTCCAGAAGACCGACCTGCAGTGGACCCGCGCCAAGGGGTTCGATACGTCCGCGCCGCTTGGCCCGTGGATCGAAACGGAGCTGGACACCGAGGACCTGCAGATCCAGGGCAGGCTCAACGGCGAAATGCGCCAGGACGGCAACACCAACCAGATGATCCGCGGCGTCCGGGAACTGGTCTCGATCGTCTCCCAGGCGTTCACCCTGCTGCCCGGTGACGTGATCATGACCGGCACTCCCGCCGGCGTCGGTCTGGTCACCGCCGGTGACCGGTATGAAGTGGAAATCGAAGGCATCGGCCGGCTGTCCAACCCGATCGTCCGCCGCTAA
- a CDS encoding MBL fold metallo-hydrolase, translating to MTHDPAATLQRSSDLTRFILAPNPGPMSLDGTNSYVLAGPGSPTAVVVDPGPDDEVHLLALARAADVELVLITHRHADHTAGSARLHELTGAPVRAADPAHCHGGGVPLQDGEVVRAAGLELTILATPGHTSDSVCFHLPGDGPDGSVLTGDTILGRGTTMLDYPDGTLGDYLATLDRLEDMGAATVLPAHGPVLPSLAEVVRGYRTHRHERLAQIRATLDRLGRDASVGHVADAVYSDVGPSVRRAAEMSVAAQLHYLREGPGNAGAHPGNGRV from the coding sequence GTGACTCATGATCCCGCCGCCACCCTGCAGCGCAGTTCCGACCTGACCCGGTTCATCCTTGCGCCCAATCCCGGACCCATGAGCCTGGACGGGACCAACTCCTATGTCCTTGCCGGTCCCGGCAGCCCCACCGCGGTGGTGGTGGATCCCGGACCGGACGATGAAGTTCACCTCCTGGCTCTGGCGCGCGCGGCCGACGTTGAACTCGTCCTCATCACCCACCGCCACGCCGACCACACGGCGGGTTCGGCGCGGCTGCACGAGCTCACCGGCGCCCCTGTCCGCGCCGCGGATCCGGCCCACTGCCACGGTGGGGGAGTGCCGCTGCAGGACGGTGAGGTGGTCCGCGCCGCGGGGCTTGAGCTGACCATCCTGGCCACTCCGGGGCACACCTCCGACTCAGTCTGCTTCCACCTGCCCGGCGATGGGCCGGACGGGTCCGTCCTGACCGGGGACACCATCCTGGGCAGGGGAACCACCATGCTGGACTATCCCGACGGGACGCTGGGGGACTACCTGGCCACCCTGGACCGGCTTGAGGACATGGGGGCGGCCACCGTCCTGCCGGCCCACGGACCTGTCCTCCCCTCCCTGGCGGAGGTTGTCCGCGGCTACCGGACGCACCGCCACGAACGCCTGGCGCAGATCCGCGCAACCCTGGACCGGCTGGGCCGGGACGCGTCCGTTGGCCACGTGGCGGACGCCGTTTATTCCGACGTCGGACCTTCCGTCAGGCGCGCCGCCGAGATGTCAGTGGCCGCGCAGCTGCACTACCTGCGGGAGGGGCCCGGAAATGCGGGAGCCCACCCCGGAAACGGTAGGGTATGA
- a CDS encoding branched-chain amino acid aminotransferase: MTQTAHGVEFSLQPSANPKTAEQREAILANPGFGNYFTDHTAVVDYSVDADGNGGWHDPRVEAYGPIVLDPSAAVFHYGQEIFEGLKAYRHADGSVWTFRPEANAARLNKSARRLALPELPVEYFLGAIRELVAADKDWVPNGDGEALYLRPFMIATEAFLGVRAAREVSFRVIASPAGNYFGGELKPVSIWISREYARAGRGGTGDAKCGGNYAASLIAQQEAEANGCKQVLFLDHFNDDAVEELGGMNVFFVMKDGSLVTPALTGTILEGVTRMSVMQVAKDMGREVTERKITLDEWRDGVASGEITEVFACGTAAVITPIGVLKDATEFIGTEDAKAGETTMAIREQLLGIQTGTVPDTHGWLTRLA, translated from the coding sequence ATGACCCAGACTGCCCATGGCGTCGAATTCAGCCTGCAGCCTTCGGCGAACCCGAAGACCGCAGAACAGCGTGAAGCCATCCTGGCGAACCCGGGATTCGGCAACTACTTCACCGACCACACCGCCGTCGTCGACTACAGCGTGGACGCGGACGGCAACGGCGGCTGGCACGACCCCCGGGTCGAAGCCTACGGACCCATCGTCCTGGATCCTTCTGCAGCCGTCTTCCACTACGGCCAGGAGATCTTCGAAGGGCTGAAGGCCTACCGCCACGCCGACGGTTCCGTCTGGACGTTCCGTCCGGAGGCCAACGCGGCCCGGCTGAACAAGTCCGCACGCCGGCTTGCCCTGCCCGAGCTGCCCGTGGAGTACTTCCTCGGCGCCATCCGCGAGCTTGTGGCCGCGGACAAGGACTGGGTTCCGAACGGCGACGGTGAGGCCCTTTACCTGCGGCCGTTCATGATCGCCACCGAGGCGTTCCTCGGTGTCCGCGCCGCTCGGGAGGTTTCCTTCCGGGTCATCGCTTCGCCTGCCGGCAACTACTTCGGCGGCGAGCTCAAGCCGGTTTCCATCTGGATCTCGCGCGAGTACGCCCGTGCAGGGCGCGGCGGAACGGGCGATGCCAAGTGCGGCGGCAACTACGCCGCGTCCCTGATCGCCCAGCAGGAAGCTGAAGCCAACGGCTGCAAGCAGGTCCTTTTCCTCGACCACTTCAACGACGACGCCGTGGAAGAGCTCGGGGGCATGAACGTCTTCTTCGTCATGAAGGACGGCTCCCTGGTCACGCCCGCCCTTACCGGCACCATCCTCGAAGGCGTCACCCGGATGTCCGTCATGCAGGTGGCCAAGGACATGGGCCGGGAGGTCACCGAGCGCAAGATCACCCTCGATGAATGGCGCGACGGCGTTGCCTCCGGCGAGATCACGGAGGTCTTTGCCTGCGGAACCGCGGCCGTCATCACCCCCATCGGTGTCCTCAAGGACGCCACGGAATTCATCGGCACGGAGGACGCCAAGGCCGGTGAAACTACCATGGCCATCCGCGAGCAGCTGCTGGGCATCCAGACCGGCACCGTTCCGGACACCCACGGCTGGCTGACCCGCCTCGCCTGA